The genomic interval CCAAGCACAGTCGACATTACCTTATGAAGAAGCAACGAATCACCTCATTCAAAAAATATTAAAACAGCCTTATACACATATTCGACGTACATTACGCCAATTGGATCAATACGTTTTATATGAGACACGTCAGCACCCACGCTTGCCGGTTCAATTCAGTGACATTTTAATTTATTGCCAAGAGCGTAAAGTGATGGGCATTGACTATAAAATCGATGCAAATGGTGAACAACGCTTCGAAAATGTCATTTTTATTGGCTTGATTGCACGTCACGACGGTTGGCAAGCGATTGTATATCATATTGGTGGCGATTATACACAATATGTTGATATCTCTACGATTGAAGACATTTCATATTCTTTTCAAAAATCCATACAGACGAACGATATTACACTTCATAACTACGAAACCTATTTAAAAGTTTCAGAACATCAATAAAACCAATGTCATGCCTACAAGCGTAACATTGGTTTTTTCTATGTGTTATTTCACTACTGCATAATCGTGACCACGAATGAAATAAAGTTATTTAACATATGAAAGGCGATCGAGACACCTAAATTACGGCCGCTTTTCATATATAAGAACACAAGTGGCACAGCTAAAATTAAATAATCGATAATTTCAAATGGGGATGTCGCTTGAAGTACGTGTACTCCCGCAAACAGCAAGACTGAAATGATAGCCATGACTTTAAAATTTAACTTCTTACCTAACTCCCCAATTAAAATATGGCGGAAAAAGATTTCCTCAACGACCGGGGCTAAAATCACAATCATCATGAAATTGATTGGCGTAAACCACGGAATAGCGAAAAGTTGGTCGATGAGTATCTCGTTTTGCGTCGTTTCATATTGAAATTGTTCAGGCAAAAACTGTTGTAAATAATCATAAAGCGTTGATGCAGCTTGTGCAACGAGGTATGCGCCTATGATCCAAAATATGTATTGGCGTATCCCTTGAAGTCCTTTCATAAAGCGTTGTCCCATCGTTTTATAATGTAACAAGTAAAAACTAAGAATCACAATCAAGTAGGCAACCGCTGTAGCTATGACTTGTGCGACAAGTGCATTTGAGTCAGATAATAACGCTTCTTCACTGACATTGAAAAACACAAAACTAATGATAACTGCAAGTATTCCAAGTACGAACGTTGCAACGAGAACAATAGGAACTAATAATAAGTCCCGCCAAGCAATATCTTTCCATTTATATTTTGACATTTGAATACTCTCTTTCCTTTAAAAATGAACGAATGGCTGTATACATATCACAGACCTGTGACTTTTTTACAGTTTCATACAACACTTACGCGCGTTAATGGTTCTTGTTATACTATATATTATTTCATGAAAGGATGCTACTGATGAACGGTTATGAAACTCCCAATTTTGTACAGGCTCTAAAGGTTTTGAATGAATTGTTAGACTTAACCACGACATACGATTTAACCTACGCTCGCGATCCCGAACAAGCCCAAGACATATTGACTATTTTGAAAGCGAAAGTCCACTCGTATTATCAACAATCACATCAACCCGTTCATACGCATGCATACAGTTCCTATCCTTACGACCTTTATTATATTTGCCTTTACAACTTGTATCACAATCCATTAGTCCCTATTGAATTTGGAAGTCAAAGCAAATTGAATCAAAGTTATATCCAACAAATTATACGAACACGTGCTTACTTTCAAATGTGTGCGATCACACTTTAAAACACTGTATGTGCGATTTTCAGCAAATTTAAAAAGCGGAATGACATCAGCCATCCCACTTTAAACACGCTTTACAATTAAAAATCGACACGCATATTGAAGCACGGATTCATCTCAACTATGCGAATATAAGCTCGATCATTATGATATCGCTATGTATCTCTTTCTCAAAATACAATACGATGCTTGTTACTTTTATAATTTAAAGTCTTCTTTGTCACGTTTATGATAGCCACGTAAAAAGAAAAATACAGCCATAAAACCTAAGAATAAGAAACCGATAATAACAGATACACGTGTTTCGTTATTAATTAACATTGCAACTAACACCATTAATAGAAATGTGATAGACAGATAGTTTGTCACTGGTGCAAGTGGCATTTTGAAAGGATGGTTTTCTAATTTTTCTGGAAATTTCTTTCTAAATTGAATATGGCTAAATAAAATCATAAACCATGGAATCATCCCAGGTAAAATAGATGCACTATAAACATAAACGAAAATATTTTCAGAACCATCAATAAATTGTGGTAATACGACATTTAAAATCACACCAATTAAAATACCAATAGATACAGCTAAAACTGTGTAAAATGGTACACCGTTTCTCATGACTTTTGTAAATATCGCTGGTAATTGACGATGTTGTGCTAAAGTAAAAATCATACGACTCGAACTGAAAATACCCGAGTTACAGCCTGACATCGCTGCTGTAATCACAACGAAGTTAATTAAACCTGCCGCAATCGTAATTCCGATTTTTGCGAATGT from Staphylococcus sp. MI 10-1553 carries:
- a CDS encoding CPBP family intramembrane glutamic endopeptidase, translated to MSKYKWKDIAWRDLLLVPIVLVATFVLGILAVIISFVFFNVSEEALLSDSNALVAQVIATAVAYLIVILSFYLLHYKTMGQRFMKGLQGIRQYIFWIIGAYLVAQAASTLYDYLQQFLPEQFQYETTQNEILIDQLFAIPWFTPINFMMIVILAPVVEEIFFRHILIGELGKKLNFKVMAIISVLLFAGVHVLQATSPFEIIDYLILAVPLVFLYMKSGRNLGVSIAFHMLNNFISFVVTIMQ
- a CDS encoding helix-turn-helix transcriptional regulator, which produces MNKEARQKKLLALIQQDKPMTALELAQALNVSKRTILRDMQELEGKGVQIVAHAGMYGGYQLQANQHYYQLNLTQTELQALYLILKESQAQSTLPYEEATNHLIQKILKQPYTHIRRTLRQLDQYVLYETRQHPRLPVQFSDILIYCQERKVMGIDYKIDANGEQRFENVIFIGLIARHDGWQAIVYHIGGDYTQYVDISTIEDISYSFQKSIQTNDITLHNYETYLKVSEHQ